In the genome of Misgurnus anguillicaudatus chromosome 11, ASM2758022v2, whole genome shotgun sequence, one region contains:
- the gabrg1 gene encoding gamma-aminobutyric acid receptor subunit gamma-1, translating to MVLLHRRRRKEALVWLLPGLLGVCMAFGPSKAEEEDYEDVPINKTWVLSPKVYESDVTLILNKLLQGYDNKLRPDIGVKPTVIETAVYVNSIGPVDPINMEYTIDIFFAQTWYDSRLKFNSSMKLLMLNSNMVGKIWIPDTFFRNSRKSDAHWITTPNRLLRLWSNGRVMYTLRLTINAECYLKLHNFPMDEHSCPLEFSSYGYPRNEIQYRWQRRSVEVADQRYWRLYQFAFVGLRNTSDVAHTQSGDYVVMTIFFDLSRRMGYFTIQTYIPCSMIVVLSWVSFWINKDAVPARTSLGITTVLTMTTLSTISRKSLPKVSYVTAMDLFVSVCFIFTFAALMEYGTLHYFTSNRQNKKTKSSHAQKPSMVNIRPGTSLLQMNNIPPYHEDDDYAYECLDGKDCTTFFCCFDDCRTGAWRENRMHVHVSKIDSYSRIFFPTAFGLFNLVYWIGYLYL from the exons ATGGTTCTGCTGCATCGCCGCCGGAGGAAAGAGGCGCTGGTTTGGCTTTTGCCCGGTCTGCTTGGAGTCTG CATGGCATTTGGTCCAAGCAAAGCTGAGGAGGAAGATTATGAGGATGTCCCCATAAATAAAACTTGGGTTTTATCACCAAAGGTCTACGAGAGCGACGTCACCCTTATCCTAAATAAACTACTGCAGGGTTATGACAACAAACTAAGACCAGATATCGGAG TGAAACCTACTGTGATTGAGACGGCAGTGTATGTGAACAGTATTGGTCCTGTAGATCCCATCAATATG gaGTACACCATAGACATCTTCTTTGCTCAGACTTGGTACGACAGCAGACTCAAATTCAACAGCTCAATGAAGCTCCTCATGCTCAACAGCAACATGGTTGGTAAAATCTGGATACCCGACACATTTTTCCGCAACTCGCGTAAATCGGACGCCCACTGGATCACGACACCCAATCGTCTCTTGCGCCTCTGGAGCAATGGGAGGGTGATGTACACTCTAAG GTTGACTATTAATGCGGAATGCTACCTTAAGCTGCATAACTTTCCCATGGACGAACATTCGTGCCCACTGGAGTTTTCAAGCT ATGGATATCCAAGGAATGAGATCCAGTATAGATGGCAGCGTCGTTCTGTTGAGGTTGCAGACCAGCGGTATTGGAGGCTTTACCAATTTGCCTTTGTGGGCCTCCGAAACACTTCTGACGTGGCACACACTCAGTCTG GGGATTATGTGGTTATGACAATTTTCTTTGACCTGAGCCGGAGAATGGGCTACTTCACCATCCAGACCTACATCCCCTGCAGTATGATCGTAGTTTTGTCCTGGGTCTCTTTTTGGATTAATAAGGATGCCGTACCAGCCAGAACATCATTAG GTATCACAACTGTGCTTACCATGACAACTCTAAGCACCATATCTAGAAAGTCCCTGCCTAAGGTGTCATATGTGACGGCCATGGATCTGTTTGTGTCAGTTTGCTTCATCTTTACCTTCGCTGCTCTTATGGAGTATGGAACTCTGCACTACTTCACAAGCAATCGGCAGAACAAGAAGACCAAATCCAGCCATGCACAG AAACCCAGCATGGTCAACATCAGACCAGGGACATCCTTACTGCAGATGAACAATATTCCTCCCTACCACGAGGATGACGATTATGCGTATGAATGTTTGGATGGGAAAGACTGCACTACTTTCTTCTGCTGTTTTGACGATTGTCGTACAGGAGCCTGGCGTGAGAACAGAATGCACGTCCATGTCTCCAAAATCGACTCTTATTCTCGAATATTCTTCCCGACCGCTTTTGGCCTCTTCAATCTCGTCTATTGGATTGGGTATCTGTATCTTTAA
- the gabra2a gene encoding gamma-aminobutyric acid receptor subunit alpha-2 isoform X2, with translation MEYTVDVFFRQRWTDERLKFHGPMNILRLNNLMASKIWTPDTFFHNGKKSVAHNMTMPNKLLRIMENGTLLYTMRLTVQAECPMHLEDFPMDFHSCPLKFGSYAYTLSEVTYVWTRNATLSVEVAPDGSRLNQYDLMGQTVGKETIKSSTGEYTVMTAHFHLKRKIGYFVIQTYLPCIMTVILSQVSFWLNRESVPARTVFGVTTVLTMTTLSISARNSLPKVAYATAMDWFIAVCYAFVFSALIEFATVNYFTKRGWAWDGKSVVSDKKNETSVVKKNNAYAVAVANYAPHIAKDSALPTVSKSVTTEANKAQPVAKEAKKTFNSVSKIDRMSRIIFPVLFGSFNLVYWATYLNREPVIKNMVSSQ, from the exons ATG GAATACACAGTGGATGTGTTTTTTCGCCAGCGCTGGACCGATGAGCGGCTAAAGTTTCACGGGCCAATGAACATCCTGCGTCTCAACAATCTGATGGCCAGTAAAATCTGGACCCCAGACACTTTTTTTCACAACGGCAAGAAGTCTGTGGCTCACAACATGACTATGCCCAACAAACTTTTACGGATTATGGAGAATGGAACTCTGCTTTACACTATGAG GTTGACAGTTCAAGCTGAATGTCCAATGCATCTTGAAGACTTTCCAATGGATTTTCACTCCTGTCCACTTAAATTTGGCAGCT ATGCTTATACTCTGTCAGAGGTGACATACGTTTGGACACGAAATGCCACCTTATCTGTTGAAGTAGCTCCGGATGGATCTAGACTCAACCAGTATGACCTAATGGGACAGACGGTTGGTAAAGAAACCATCAAGTCCAGCACTG GTGAATATACAGTGATGACGGCCCATTTCCATTTAAAGAGGAAGATCGGATACTTCGTCATCCAGACATATCTGCCCTGCATTATGACAGTCATCCTATCCCAGGTCTCTTTCTGGCTCAACCGAGAATCCGTCCCAGCACGCACAGTGTTTG GTGTGACAACAGTGCTAACCATGACCACTCTGAGCATCAGTGCTCGCAACTCTTTGCCAAAGGTGGCTTACGCCACGGCCATGGACTGGTTCATTGCTGTGTGCTACGCTTTTGTTTTCTCTGCTCTCATCGAGTTCGCCACTGTAAACTACTTCACCAAGCGCGGCTGGGCCTGGGATGGCAAGAGCGTTGTCAGTGATAAG AAAAACGAGACATCGGTGGTGAAAAAGAATAACGCTTATGCAGTTGCTGTGGCAAACTACGCGCCTCACATTGCTAAGGACTCGGCACTCCCCACCGTCTCTAAGAGCGTCACAACGGAGGCCAATAAAGCTCAACCGGTGGCTAAAGAGGCAAAAAAGACCTTTAATAGCGTCAGCAAGATTGACCGTATGTCACGCATCATCTTCCCGGTGCTTTTTGGCAGCTTTAACTTGGTTTATTGGGCCACGTATCTGAACAGAGAACCTGTCATTAAGAACATGGTCTCGTCGCAATGA